From the genome of Oceanococcus atlanticus:
CTGGTCACCGCTGATGCTGGCGGCCAGGGTGTCGAAACGGTCATTCAGTTCCTGCAAACCACTGACCGTCGAGAACTGCGCCATCTGCGCCAGAAAGTCGCCGTTCTCCATCGGTTTGAACGGATCCTGATTCTGGAACTGGGTGATCATCAGGGTCAGGAAATCCTCCTGGCCCAGCTGTGAGCTTTTCGGCGTGGCGGCCAGCGCCGCGCTGCTGGTGCTATCGGTAACCTGCATATCAGCGGCCCATGTTGAGGGTGTGGAGCATCAGCGATTTGGCGGTGTTCACCGCTTCGAGATTGCTCTGGTAGGAACGCGCGGCCGAGATCATGTTGGCCATCTCTTCAACCACGCTGACATTGGGGGCGTAGACATAACCCTGCTCATCGGCCAGCGGATGTCCGGGCTGATAGCGCTTCAGCGGTGCGTCGGTGGACTCGGCCACCTCCTTCACCCCAACGCCCTGCCCGTTGGCACGTGCCTCGAACACCGGCACGCGGGCTTTGTAGGTGTCTTCCGGTTTGGCCGCCACCACATCGGCGTTGGCCAGATTGCTGCTGACACTGTTGAGCCGCACCGACTGCGCCGCCATGGCGGAACCGGCAACCTGAAAAATACTGAAGCTGGACATGGCGCCTCCTACTGGCCGGTGATCGCGGTGAGCATGGATTTGACCCGCCCATCAACGAAGCGCAGCGTGGCTTCGTAGCGCATCGCGGCCTCACCAAAGCGCGCCTGTTCCAGATCGGAATCGACCGTATTGCCATCGGCCGCGGGCTGGCTGGGAATGCGCCAGCGCAGGCTGGCTTGCACATCGCTGGTGCCGCCGAGATGCCCGCTGTGCGTGGTCGCTAGAGCCGCGTTATCGCCGCGCGCGGACTGGGCCGAACTGAGCGCAGCACGAAAATCGATGTCGCGCGCCTTGAAACCGGGCGTGTCCGCATTGGCCAGGTTGTTTGCCAGCACATCGAGCCGCTGGCTGTGCACTTTCAGGGCTTTGCCAAAATCGCCGTACAGCGCGCTGTTGAGAATATCGCCGGCCATGCCATGGCTCCTGCGTCGAACTTGCGCACAGCGAGGCAAGGCCCGTGCCACGGAATCATGCGGCGGGAAACCGTCAGTCGCCCACCTCTAAATTTTTCTTATTCGCAACAATGCGTTGCGTGTTTTCAGGCCGCGTGCTCCTGAGTCGCACCAAGCCCGCGAACACGTTCCATCACATGTTGGCCCAGCTCATCCGCATTAAATTTGGCGATAAACCGGTCGGCCCCGACCTGTTTGACCAGCGTGTTGTTGAAGACCCCGGACAACGAGGTGTGCAAAATCACGTACAGCTCGGCAAAACGCGTATCAGCGCGCAGTTCGGTGGTCAGGCGGTATCCGTCCATGCCCGGCATCTCGACATCGGAGATGAGCATCAGTAACTGATCGTTGATCGGCCCCTGCGAGGCCAGCGAGTTGAGCATGCGCCAGGCTTCCTGCCCGTCGTTGACCAGAATGCACTCCAGCCCGAGGCTTTCCAGCGTGCGCGCGATCTGCGAGCGTGCCACCCGCGAATCGTCCGCCACCAGCACCTTACGCCCGGCGGCCAGGGTACTCAGAGACACCCCATCCACCGCTTCGGCCGAGCGTTGCTCACCGATCACATCGCACAGGATGCGTTCGACATCGACGATCTCGATCAGCTGCTCACCCCAGCGCGTGATCGCGGTCAGATAACTGTCTGCTTCGCCAGCGCGCGGCGGCGGGTGCACCGCTGCAACATCGACATTGATGATGCGATCCACAGCCGACACCGCAAAGCCCTGAACCGAGCGATTGAATTCGGTCACGATCACGTAACGCGGTTGTTCCAGTGGTCCATTGCCTATGGCTGCGGCCATATCCAGCACCGGTATGTTGCGCGCCCGAATACGTGCCAGACCCAGAACCTGGGCACTGGCACCAGGCACGGCAACCAGCGGGGGCAAAGGCACAACTTCCTGCACCTTGAACACGTTGATGCCGTGGAGTTGCTTCTCACCCAACTGAAACAGCAGCAATGCCAAGCGGTTGTAACCGGCCAGGCGTGTGCTTTCGTTGATATTGCTGAACAGATTGCTTGTCATGCAGGGTTCATCGGCTGGCTCGCCGCAAACTTGAGGGCGCTTGCCAACCGAACAGCACGAGGGCCAAGCTACAATGGCGCAAACCTTCGCAGTGCGATCATGGATAGATTCGTCCGCCTGAGCCAATTCCTGTCGGCCCTGATAGTAGGGCTTGGACTGCTGCTGCCCATCCAGACCGTGAGCGCGCGCGATGATGGGCGCGCTCCGCCCGAGGTCAGCCAGGCAGAGACCTTGCGGCTGTTCCGCCAGCAGCGCTTCGATGAAGCCTTTCGCCACGCACTGCACCGCTTTCAATGGGGTGACGACGGTCTGCATTACCCGCTCGGTTATATGTACCAGCAGGGCAAAGGCACGCCGCTGAACTTCCGTCTGGCGCGCGAACACTACAGCGCCGCCGCCGAACGCGGCCATGTCGAATCGATGTATCAACTCGGCAACATGAACCTGTTTGGTGATGGCGCCGCATCCAATCGGCGTGAAGCCTGCCGCTGGTACAAACGCGCCGCCGAACGCCGCCATCTGGATGCGACCTATCAGCTCGCCTTGTGCTACCTGAATGGCCAAGGCATGAGCAAGAACAGTGAACTAGGCCTTTCGCTGCTCCACCGCAACGCGCTGCGCCTGGATGAAAAAGCCGTGCGCAGCCTGCGCATGCACTATGCCCGTGAAGGCATCAACGACAGCGCCAAGCGCGCCGCCTACAAAACATCCGAGCGTCTGACTCTGGCCGGCCAGCCCAAAGCCGCCCAAAAAGCTGCCGAACAAGCGGTTGAGCAAGGCGACTATCGTGGCTATGCCAGCCTTGCAGACAGCTTGCGCCAGCAACAGGCAGCGCCGCCCACATTGATCCAGGACATGTACACCCTGGGCGAAATGTTTGGTAGCCCGCTGGCCGTTTATAACGTTGGTCAGCGCTTGTTGCGCCAGGGCAAAACCACCGCAGCCTGCAAGCAGTTCGAAATCGCGTTCAATCACAGCCTGCCGCAGGCCGGCGTGCAAGTCGCCGAGTGCTATCGGGCGGGTGATCTGGCCTCGCGCAAGCCGGAATTTGATGCCTGCAAAACCTTTGAGAGGGCCAGCAAACAAGGCAGCGCTGAGGCCTCGATGAGTTGGGCCCGCTGTCTGACCAGCGACCTTTTCAAGCCGCTGGATGCCGAACAGGTCATGCTGGCCTATACCCGTGCTGTGATCATAGAACCCAGTCTGGTCGATGCCAGCTTCGCCCAGACCTTGTGCCCCGAGGGCCCGTTCAAGCTGATCGCGCGGGATGCAACACTGACCCTGTTCAATTCCGAAAGCCGCGCGTTGGACGCTTTTGAGCAAGCCTGTCTGGTTCGGGCTGAGGACGACGGCAACAGCAGCCGCATTTTTCTACCCGCCCAGGGTCTTTACGGTGTCATCGACAGCGCCAAGTTGTTGCCCATCATTGATGTGGACGGTTTTGCGCTGGCCAAGCTCACACGCAAGCTGGTGCGTGATCAGCTGTACAAAAATGAAAAATACATGGCCCAGAAGCTGTCCGACCGCCGCGACGAGCTGAAAGTGAATTTTCTCCAGGACACCACTTTGATCATCACCTACGACAGTGATGGCAATGCCACCTCGCTGACCCGCGTGATTGAC
Proteins encoded in this window:
- the flgB gene encoding flagellar basal body rod protein FlgB — translated: MAGDILNSALYGDFGKALKVHSQRLDVLANNLANADTPGFKARDIDFRAALSSAQSARGDNAALATTHSGHLGGTSDVQASLRWRIPSQPAADGNTVDSDLEQARFGEAAMRYEATLRFVDGRVKSMLTAITGQ
- the flgC gene encoding flagellar basal body rod protein FlgC; the encoded protein is MSSFSIFQVAGSAMAAQSVRLNSVSSNLANADVVAAKPEDTYKARVPVFEARANGQGVGVKEVAESTDAPLKRYQPGHPLADEQGYVYAPNVSVVEEMANMISAARSYQSNLEAVNTAKSLMLHTLNMGR
- a CDS encoding chemotaxis protein CheV gives rise to the protein MTSNLFSNINESTRLAGYNRLALLLFQLGEKQLHGINVFKVQEVVPLPPLVAVPGASAQVLGLARIRARNIPVLDMAAAIGNGPLEQPRYVIVTEFNRSVQGFAVSAVDRIINVDVAAVHPPPRAGEADSYLTAITRWGEQLIEIVDVERILCDVIGEQRSAEAVDGVSLSTLAAGRKVLVADDSRVARSQIARTLESLGLECILVNDGQEAWRMLNSLASQGPINDQLLMLISDVEMPGMDGYRLTTELRADTRFAELYVILHTSLSGVFNNTLVKQVGADRFIAKFNADELGQHVMERVRGLGATQEHAA
- a CDS encoding tetratricopeptide repeat protein, with the protein product MDRFVRLSQFLSALIVGLGLLLPIQTVSARDDGRAPPEVSQAETLRLFRQQRFDEAFRHALHRFQWGDDGLHYPLGYMYQQGKGTPLNFRLAREHYSAAAERGHVESMYQLGNMNLFGDGAASNRREACRWYKRAAERRHLDATYQLALCYLNGQGMSKNSELGLSLLHRNALRLDEKAVRSLRMHYAREGINDSAKRAAYKTSERLTLAGQPKAAQKAAEQAVEQGDYRGYASLADSLRQQQAAPPTLIQDMYTLGEMFGSPLAVYNVGQRLLRQGKTTAACKQFEIAFNHSLPQAGVQVAECYRAGDLASRKPEFDACKTFERASKQGSAEASMSWARCLTSDLFKPLDAEQVMLAYTRAVIIEPSLVDASFAQTLCPEGPFKLIARDATLTLFNSESRALDAFEQACLVRAEDDGNSSRIFLPAQGLYGVIDSAKLLPIIDVDGFALAKLTRKLVRDQLYKNEKYMAQKLSDRRDELKVNFLQDTTLIITYDSDGNATSLTRVIDDVSDKARFHGRVTWLSSMLEAQAEQSTDDKFLSARWDLAAWNILLMQDLGQQQIRERYSFSDE